GCAACGCCGGGTCGTCGGCCCACGTCTGCTTGACGGGCAGGATCTTTGCGCCGTCCCAGTGCGCCTCGTCGATCGCGACCGACCGGCGGAAGTGCCCGCCGCCCGCGGAGTCCTTCGTGTGGTAGGTGACCCACCAGCGGCCGTCGTGCTCGACCATCGACGGGTGCACGGTGGTCGACGACGTGCCGCTGAGGATGATGTCTTGGAACTCCCACGGCCCCAGGGGCGACTCCGCGGTCGCGTAGCCGATCGCCGCCTGGTAGTTGGACGGCGTCCACTTGGAGCCGCCCCGCTTCCAGTCGTACAGCATGTAGTACACGCCGTCGCGCTTGAATACCCAGGGCGCCTCGAAGAACGCGTCGAGGCCGGCCAGCCGCTTGATCTCGCCCTCGGTGGCGGTCATCGAAGGCGCCAGCTTCACCACCCGCGCAACGTACCACGAGCCCCAGTACAGGTAGACGGTCCCGTCGTCGTCGGTGAACACGTGCGGGTCGATCACCTCCTGCCCACGGCGCGAGTCGCCGAACACATCGAGCCAGGTCAGCAGCGGTTTGCCGATGGCGTCCTCCCACGGCCCGACCGGGCTGTCCGACACCGCGACGCCAATCGCCATCCGGTTGGCCACGTCGCGGTTCTTCCACTGCACCGGCGTGTACCAGTAGAACCGACCGTCGGGGCCGCGGGTGGCGTGCCCGGCGTAGGCGCTCTGGCCGGTCGCCCAGTCGAACACCTTGCCCGGCTTGAGGTTCGCCTCGTGCAGCGTCCACTCGCCGGAAGTCGGGTCGCCGATCTCCAGCACGCCGTACTCCGACATCACGAAGCCGCCCTGCCACGGCTCGGCCTCGTCGTGTCCGAAGTAGATGTAGAGCTTGCCGTCCGCCGACAGCGGCGCCGCGTCGGCGGCGAAGTAGCTGCCGTCGCCGATGATCGGGTTGCCCCGCGATGGGAGCGCCCTCGAAGCGGCCTCCGACGCTCCGGCCGGCTGCGCCGCAGCACCGCCCGCGGTTAGGGCCATGCCCAGCACCGCCACGCCAACACGCCGGGCCCAGGTTGACCCCGCCAATACGCTTATTGTGTACAAAGTCATGGATGCTATGGTAGCAGGATTCGCCCGGCAAGCAACAAAATCTGCGGCGACGGGGGTTTCACTCCAGCCAAACTCGACCCGGCGCCCGCGTGTTAACCGTAAGTGCTGTTGGTGGTTGCATAGGGGCTGATTTACCATTCTCCGGATCGAAGACCACGTCGCGACGCGTCTGCTGGCAGGAGGCCAGCGGCCGGACGGGTCGGTCGGCACAGCCTTCCTCGGGGGATGCAAGGATGCGGATTGGATTGGCCCTCTCGGGCGGGGGCTTCCGGGCCACCCTCTATCACCTCGGGATGGTTCGCTGGCTGCGCGACGCGGGCCTGCTTACGTCGGTGTCGCACATCACGTCCGTTTCCGGCGGCAGTGTGCTGGCCGCGCACCTCGCGCTTAACTGGGACCGCTACTGCGGCGACGAGAAAGACTTCGACGCCGCGGCGAACGAGCTGGTTGACTTCGTCCAGCTCGACGTGCGGAACCGGATCCTCCGCCGCTACCCGTTCACGCTAGCCGGCGGCGCCGCTTTGCGGATGGTCGGGATGAAGCCCAAGCGGCGGCTTACTCGCACCATGCTGCTCGAACGGCATTACCGCCGGCGGCTGTTCGGCGACACCTGCCTGCACCAGCTCCCCCGATCGCCGGAGCTGCACATACTGTGCACCAACCTCAGCGGCGGCGGGCTGAGCTCATTCACACGTGACGGCCTGCTGATGGAGGAACGCGGCGCGGGCGGCCGATCTATCATGCGGCTGCACGAGGTCGGCCTGGCGACCGTGCCGATGGCCGTGGCCGCATCGTCGGCGTTCCCCGG
This genomic interval from Posidoniimonas corsicana contains the following:
- a CDS encoding family 43 glycosylhydrolase; this translates as MTLYTISVLAGSTWARRVGVAVLGMALTAGGAAAQPAGASEAASRALPSRGNPIIGDGSYFAADAAPLSADGKLYIYFGHDEAEPWQGGFVMSEYGVLEIGDPTSGEWTLHEANLKPGKVFDWATGQSAYAGHATRGPDGRFYWYTPVQWKNRDVANRMAIGVAVSDSPVGPWEDAIGKPLLTWLDVFGDSRRGQEVIDPHVFTDDDGTVYLYWGSWYVARVVKLAPSMTATEGEIKRLAGLDAFFEAPWVFKRDGVYYMLYDWKRGGSKWTPSNYQAAIGYATAESPLGPWEFQDIILSGTSSTTVHPSMVEHDGRWWVTYHTKDSAGGGHFRRSVAIDEAHWDGAKILPVKQTWADDPALRLTNNVAREAEVSASFTEQPPMTLAALNDGRPETVRLPPDTWGNYRGNTNKEETDWIQYQWDTPVRIDGVGIQFHRDPNWIRPPAKWRLEYRDDSGEWQAVEADNYPTEVDAWNKVTFAPVTTTALRATFWGRPSGDFFHSVAASEWEVYAVQADELPRVNVTTSVGESPELPATVELATGPAGAREVPVVWREVDPQQYKTAGKFTVEGRAVGQAAGYVEADVLVSE